ATGATTTCCGTCGTGGCAAACCAACTAACCATAAAGTGTTTGGTGATGCCCTTGCAACACTTGCAGGCGATGCGTTAAATACGCTAGCGTTTGGCATTTTAGCGCGCATGGATCTTTCAGCGGAGCAACGAATAGAACTTGTCAATCTTCTAAGCGTAGCAGCAGGTGCTGAAGGGATGGTTGGCGGTCAAGTGCTCGATATGGAAGGTGAGCAACGTCAACTAAGCCTAACGGAACTAGAACATGTACATGTCAATAAAACAGGTGCACTTTTACGATTTAGTATTGAATCGGGTGCAGTATTAGCCAATGCTTCTCAAGAAGACCGTGCTACTTTAAAAGAATATGCGCATCATATTGGGCTGGCATTCCAAATCCAAGACGACATTTTAGATATTGAAGGCACAACAGAGGAATTAGGCAAAACAGCAGGGAAGGATGTAGCGAGCGATAAAAGCACATATCCTGCATTACTAACGTTAGCTGGAGCCAAAGAAAAACTTGCTGACCATTATCAGCTAGCTATTGCAGCACTGGATAACTTACAAGTAGATGTCAGCTTACTGCGTGAGTTTGCGGCCTATATTGTTCATCGTAAAAACTAAGAGAAAAAATGGGCGTTAAAGGGAAAGAATATGCTAGAATAGGTGAGGACGTTTGCCAAGAGGCAAACAATAAGTGTTCGTACTTTTAGCATATGGATAACACTGTTATAATGGTGGAAACACGATTGCGGTGAATAATTTATTGAAAAGGTGTGTGAGAAAGGTGGATTTAAACAAGATTTCTAGTCCATCCTTTTTAAAAAACTTAGATAAGAGAGAGCTTGAACAACTTGCAAAAGAAATTCGAACTTTCTTAATTGAAAAATGTTCTGTCACAGGTGGTCATATCGGACCGAACCTGGGTGTTGTGGAGCTGACAATTATGCTTCATAAAATGTTTGACAGTCCAAAAGATAAGTTTTTATGGGATGTTGGCCACCAAGCTTACGTGCATAAAATTTTGACAGGTCGTGCGAGTCAATTTGACACTTTGCGTCAGTTCAAAGGGCTTTGTGGTTTTCCAAAGCTTGTGGAGAGTGAACATGATGAATGGGAAACGGGTCATAGCTCGACATCGTTGTCAGCAGCCATGGGTATGGCAGCAGCACGTGATATTAAAAACGAAAAAAACTTCGTCGTACCGATTATTGGGGACGGAGCTTTAACTGGCGGTATGGCGCTTGAGGCATTAAATCATATAGGGCATGCAAAAACTAATATGATTGTCATCTTAAATGACAACGAAATGTCCATAGCACCGAATGTTGGCGCATTACACAACGTATTAGGTCGCTTACGAACTGCCAAAGAATACTCAAAAGCCAAAGAAGAATTAGAATCGTTAATTAATAAAATTCCGGTTTTAGGTGGGAAGCTAGCTTCAACTGCTGAACGCTTGAAAGACAGTTTGAAATATCTAGTCGTTTCTGGTGTCTTCTTTGAGGAATTAGGCTTTAAATATTTAGGGCCAATTGATGGTCACGACTTTGAGGCGCTTGAAACGACTTTATCCTATGCTAAAAAAGTAAAAGGCCCAGTGCTTGTGCATGTCATTACGAAAAAAGGAAAAGGCTACAAACCAGCAGAAGACGATACAATCGGGAATTGGCATGGGACAGGGCCATATAAAATGGAGACAGGTGCCTTTGTTAAATCTGAAACAAAAGGTCCTGCGTGGAGTAGTTTAATCGCTGAAACTGTTCGTAAAATTGCACATGAAGATGAACGCATTGTGACGATTACGCCAGCGATGCCTGTTGGCTCAAAATTGCAAGGGATTCAAAAAGACTTTCCTAAACGCTTTTTTGATGTCGGCATAGCTGAACAACATGCCGCAACGATGGCTGCAGGTCTTGCTACTCAAAAAATGAAGCCGTTTTTAGCGATTTATTCAACGTTTTTACAGCGTGCATATGACCAAGTTCTACATGATATTGCGCGTCCAAATTTAAACGTTTTCATTGGGATTGATCGTGCTGGCTTAGTTGGTGCAGATGGTGAAACACACCAAGGCGTCTTTGATATAGCATTCCTTCGACATATTCCCAATATGACGATTATGATGCCAAAGGATGAGAATGAAGGTCAACATATGGTGAAAACAGCCATTGATTATAACGGCGGACCGATTGCCCTTCGTTATCCACGTGGAAATGGGATAGGCGTCCCACTCGATGAGGAGCTTATGGCTTTACCAATAGGTAGTTGGGAAGTGCTACGTGAGGGGAAAGATGCGACGATATTAACATTCGGCACAACTATTCCAATGGCAATGGAAGCAGCGCATATGCTCGCGCAACAAGGCGTAGAAATTGAAGTGGTGAATGCTCGCTTTATTAAGCCGATGGATGAGGACATGCTGCATCGTATATTTACTAGCAATAAACCAGTGCTAACGATTGAAGAAGCGGTATTACAGGGGGGCTTTGGTAGTGGCGTCTTGGAATTTGCACACGACCATAGTTATTTCACTGCAATCATTGATCGAATGGGTATTCCAGATCAATTTATTGAGCATGGAAACGTAGACCAACTGCTAGCGGAAATCCATATGACAGCAGAAGATACAGTAGCACGTATGCAAGTGTTACTACAACAAAAACAGCAAGTAGGTTTGAACAAATAATGACAAAACAACCGAAAGAACGTGTAGACATTTTACTTGTAGAGCGTGGGCTCTGTGAGACGCGCGAGAAGGCAAAACGGTCCATTATGGCGGGTCTTGTCTTTTCTAATGAAATACGCATCGACAAAGCAGGAGAAAAAATTGCAATCGATGCACCGCTGCAAGTAAAAGGGTCAGATTTAAAATATGTGAGCCGTGGTGGCTTGAAACTAGAAAAAGCTTTGCAAATTTTTGATATGTCTGTAGAGGGGAAGCTGATGCTTGATATCGGCTCCTCTACAGGTGGTTTTACAGATTGTGCATTACAAAATGGTGCGCGACATTGTTATGCCTTAGATGTTGGCTCCAATCAGCTTGCGTGGAAAATTCGTTCAGATGAACGTGTAACAGTTATGGAAAAAACGAATTTCCGCTATACAACAGCGGCAGATTTAACGGAAGGTTTACCAGAGTTTGCTACAATCGATGTGAGCTTTATTTCACTATCATTGATTTTACCGGTACTAAAAACGGTTTTAATGCCAGGTGGGGATGTCATGGCGCTTGTTAAACCACAGTTTGAAGCAGGTAAAGAGAATGTTGGTAAAAAGGGTATCGTCCGTGATAAAAAAGTCCATCTCGATGTTCTAGAAAAAACCGCTGCTATGGCAACGGAGGTCGGCTTTGTTGTGAAGGATGCTTCTTTTTCGCCGATTACTGGCGGTGAGGGGAATATTGAATTTTTATTCCATTTAGTGAATCCTATAGGGGATGAAAGTATTCCACCATATACAGCTTTTAATGCACTCGTTGAAGAAGCGCATAGTGCACTAAAATAACACGTGCTCATTAAGTAGAGCCGTGTTTTTTCTTGTGCTTTTATGCTGAAAATGGTAGTGTAATTATACAAATATTTAACTATTTATAAGAGGTGAACGATATGAATAAAGGGCAAAGACATATACGGATTCGTGATATTATTGCAAATCATGAAATTGAAACACAAGATGATTTAGTCGATTTTTTAAAGGATGCAGGCTATAATGTGACACAAGCAACGGTCTCACGTGATATTAAAGAACTGCACTTAGTAAAAGTACCTTTGCAGGATGGACGCTATAAATATAGCTTACCCGCAGACCAACGATTCAATCCAGTACAAAAATTACATCGTGCATTAGCGGATGCTTTTGTGAGCATTGACGGAGCATCCCATTTCTTAGTAATGAAAGCACTCCCAGGTAATGCAAATGCTATTGCGTCATTACTGGATCATTTAGATTGGCCTGAAATTTTAGGTACGATTTCAGGGGATGATACTATTTTAATTATTTGTCGCGATGAAGCCGAGCGAGAAAATACAAAAAATCGCTTATTGGACATGCTATAAGAAAGAAACAAAAATCCAAAGGTTAACAGTTGCTTGCCTGTTTTAAAAAAAGCGGTCATTTTGCATCTGATAGCACGAGATATAATAGCAGTTGAATTTAATTCAGAGGTGACAATTTGTGTTAAGAGAGCTTAGTATTCGAAATTTTGCCATCATCGAGGATTTAACGGTTAGTTTTTCGGATGGTTTAACTGTACTAACAGGAGAAACTGGTGCTGGGAAATCCATTATTATTGATGCGGTACATTTACTTGCTGGTGGTAGAGGCAATTCAGAATTTATTCGTCATGGTGCTAAAAAAGCAGAGTTAGGCGGGTTGTTTCAAATTTCAAGCACTGCACATCCTGTATACAAGAAATTGGAGGAAGCAGGCATTGAAATAGAAGAAGATTCTATTATTTTACGCCGCGATTTAAATGACTCTGGTAAAAGTGTTTGTCGGGTAAATGGCAAATTGGTCCCTTTATCGGTTTTACGAGATATTGGTGCAAGTTTAATTGATATACATGGCCAACATGAAAATCAAGAACTAATGGATGAAAAACAACATATTCATTTATTGGATCAATTTGCAGAAGAGCAACTATCACCGATTCTTGAACAATATAGTATTCAATATAACGAATATCGGGCATTAAAAAAAGAATTAGCCACCATTTCTATTGATGAGCAGTTAATGGCGCAACGCATTGATTTGTACCAATTCCAAATGAAAGAATTGGAAGATGCAAATTTAAAGCTTGGTGAAGAAGATGAGCTGTTAGATGAACGTCGTCGTCTAATGAACTTTAATAAAATTTTCGAACGCTCGAGTGCTGCCTATGAAGCAATTCAGGGAGAGACAAAAGGGCTTGACTGGATCGGTACAGCGATGGGCGCATTAGATGATGCGGCGGTCATCGATGAACAGTTTAAAGAGGCATCTGAGTCGGTAACAACTGCTTTTTACGCTTTACAGGATGCCGCCTATCAGGTAAAAAATGTATTAGACGAGTTAGAATTTGATCCTGCGCGATTAAATGAAGTGGAGCAACGCTTGGCACTTTTCCAAAACTTAAAGCGCAAATACGGCTCCACTGTTGAAGAAATGCTCGCCTATTATGAGAAGATTAAAACAGAGCTTAGTGAGCTTTTGAATCGTGATGAAATATTGCAATTAAAAGAACGAAAAGTACTTGAAATGGAAGTAGTATTAAGTGAATTTGCTGAAAAACTTTCGCATGTTCGAAAAGCAGCAGCCAATGATTTAAGCGAGGCTATTATGGCAGAGCTACGTGAATTACATATGGAAAAAGCAAAATTTATTGTAAATTTTGATGCTTTACCTTACTTTGATGTCAATGGTAAAGACCAAGTGATCTTTTATATTTCAACGAATGTCGGGGAACCACCGAAATCTTTACCGAAAATTGCTTCAGGTGGGGAATTGTCGCGTATGATGTTAGCATTAAAAACGATTTTTTCTTCTTCCAATGGTGTAACATCCATTATTTTTGACGAAGTGGATACTGGCGTAAGCGGTCGCGTAGCGCAAGCAATCGCTGAAAAAATTGCAGCTATTTCTGTTAATTCTCAAGTTTTGTGTATTTCGCATTTACCTCAAGTGGCGGCGATGGCTGACCATCATTACTTCATTAAAAAAGAGGTTGAACATGATCGGACATTTACTTCTTTAGCAGAAATCGATACAGATGCTCGTATTGAAGAAGTGAGCAGAATGATGTCAGGTGCAGAAATTACCGATTTAACTTTACAGCATGCGACAGAATTGTTAAAGATGGCAAACGAACGAAAAAAACAAATGCGCTAAATTAATAAGAAAATCCAGAGGCAATCCAATGTTTCTGGGTTTTTTTCATTTTGCACAAATATTTACCGCTTATAAGAACCGCACAACAACACATAGTATAAAGACAAAATTCAAAAGGAGGTGTCGTATGAATCGTCGTTGGCGTCAATTTGTCATTTTGCCTATGCTCATCGTTTTGTTATTTATGCCCATTCAGGCTTTTGCGGCCAAAAAATTAATACCGATGGGTGAAGCAATTGGAATTCAGCTTCAATTATCACATGTCTTTGTTGCGCATGATGTGTTATTAGCTTCCAATCAGTGGATGAAAGGAGGCGCCGTTATCGAAAAAATAAATGATACAACGGTAAAAACACTTGCTGATGCCAAGCAAGCCATTGCTCGCCATGGGCAACAAAAATGGACGATAAAAAGTGAAGGTAAAGCATTAACAGTTGACTTACAAAAGCAAGAAGCAGAACATGTCATCTCTTTTTTAAAGGATGAAACAGATGGAGTAGGGACATTGACATACATTGATCCAGAGACATTAAATTACGGAGCATTAGGCCACCAGATTGTCGACTCAACTCTCCAAGAAGCACCTGTCTTCCGAGCAGGCTCCATTTTCTTAGCATCCATTCATCAAATCCGTAAAAGCCTACCTGGTCAACCCGGCTATAAAATTTCCTCCATTGAAAAACATCAGGAACGATTAGGGAGTATTGATAAAAATACGGTTTATGGAATTTTTGGCCGATGGGAAGATAGCTATCAACAAAGATTGCCCAAAGCCATCGAAATTATGCATGCAAAAGATATAAAATTGGGGAAGGCTGAAATTTATACAGCTATTGAAGGAAGTAAAGTCGAAACATTTTCCATTGAAATTACAAAAGTTGAAAATGAACGGCTTGAATTTATCGTTTCTGACGAAAAGCTTATTGAAAAAACAGGTGGCATTTTACAAGGTATGAGTGGTAGTCCCATCATACAAGATGGTCGTTTCGTTGGTGCTGTCACACATATGTTTGTTGAGGAGCCGAAAAAAGGGGCTGCTATTACAGTGGCAGAAATGTTAAGAAAATCTTCATAAATTGGATGGAGCTGCTTCTGGTAGCTCCGTTCTTTCATGGGTAAAATAGTATATTTTAGCTCTTTCCCCAAGTATTTCATGGTTTTTGTGAACACTTTAGCGATACTTAAAAAAAAGTGTAGTTTTATCAGCATTTTTTCACTAAAATAAGTGATAAGTGTATTCGACAATTTGCTGTTAAGTATCGTAACTTGTCGAGAAAAAAAGAAAGTATCGGACTACATACTCATTTTTGGAAATTGAAAAGGTTTTTAACCCAAAAATGTCGAAAATTCCACAGTGTGTCAAAAAGACATTAGGGGTAACGGTTTTATGCTTTGAACAGTCAAAGCAAAGTCCAGAAGGAGGAATGGAAATGACAAAGGTAAAAGTGGCGATAGCAGATGATAATCGAGAATTATTAAAAACAATGGAGCATTATTTTCAAGGACATCCCGAAATTGAAATAATTGCAACGGCCTCGAATGGGAAAGTATGTCTTCAAATGCTTGAAGAATACACACCTGATATTTTATTACTGGATATAATTATGCCTCATCTAGATGGATTAGCAGTATTGGAAGCGATGTATCAAAATGATCGTATGTCTTCGATACAAGTCATTATGCTCACAGCATTTGGTCAAGAAGATGTAATGAAACAGGCAGTGGATTTAGGAGCATCGTACTTTATGCTAAAACCATTTGAATTCGACCAGCTTGTCCAAAAAATATTACATTGTGCTGGCCAAAAGGCTTCTATACCGAAAAAGGCGAGTGTATTACAGCCGACAACTCCTCAAAAATTAAATCAGCATCAGCTTGATAGCACCATTACAGCGATTATTAAAGAAATTGGCGTACCTGCTCATATTAAAGGTTACTCGTATTTACGGGAAGCGATACAAATGGTGTTTGAAGATATCGAGTTATTAGGGTCTGTGACTAAAATTCTTTATCCAGAAATAGCAAAGAAATTCAATACAACACCGTCACGTGTAGAACGTGCAATTCGTCATGCCATTGAAGTCGCATGGAATCGTGGCAATTACGAGTCCATTTCGTCGATGTTTGGCTACACCGTACACCACTTAAAGTCGAAACCGACAAATAGCGAATTTATCGCCATGATTGCGGACAAGATTCGTATTGATATGATGGCGAGTTAATTAACAGTTATAACAGCTTACAGGACTTATTTAGAGAGATTTTTTAAAAATTTATAAAGTAGCTAATGCAAGTCATTACATTAAACTATGAAACACATTCATTTCTGGGATATCCCATTTATGGAGGTGTTTTTTTTTTGCGAGATTTTGGCAAGAAACAAGTAATTAAAACGATACATATGCAAAAAAGACGTTTTCAGACAGATTTTTAAAAATATTAAGGCTTTATAAATAATGTTAATTTTTTGTTATAAATCTGCGGAAATCCTTATTTTTTGAAAAATATATGTTTTAAAATAATAGCGAGAAAAAATAAGGAGGTTAGATATGAGCCATATTGAGTTAGTTAAGATTTCAAAGACGTACCAAAAAAAGCAAGCTGTATTGAATGAAATCAATTTAACAATTAACAAAGGTGAGTTCTTTGTCCTTGTTGGACCTTCTGGGTCTGGAAAGAGTACGTTACTTAGAATGATTGCAGGTCTTGAGGAAATTTCTGAAGGTATATTGAAAATGAACGGTAAAATTGTAAATCATATTCCACCAAAAGATCGGAATTTATCAATGGTTTTCCAAAATTATGCCTTATATCCGCATCTTTCTGTAGAACAAAACATTCTATTTGGTTTACAGGCAAAAAAAGTGAAGAAACAAGAGCGACAAAGAAGATTATATGAAGCCGCGGAAATGATGGGATTAATTGAATTGTTGGAACGTAAACCAAGAGAGTTATCCGGAGGTCAAAGGCAACGTGTAGCACTAGCGCGAGCGATTGTAAGTCAATCACCATTATGTTTAATGGATGAACCACTTTCAAATTTGGATGCAAAGTTGCGTGCGAATATGCGTGTGGAAATTCGTAGATTGCAAAAAAAGTTAGGAATGACAATGATTTATGTTACCCATGACCAAGTAGAAGCGATGACAATGGGAGACAGAATAATGGTCTTAAACGATGGGGAAATTCAACAAGTTGGAAAACCAATTACGCTTTATAACGAACCAGCTAATTTATTTGTAGCTTCTTTTATCGGTTCTCCAAAGATGAATTTGGGAAAAGCGATTCTTTCAGAAGAGGGCAAGCAATTAGTAGTTGAAGGTCATCTTCATCTAGACATAAGTTCTTTATTTGGGGAGGAACTACCTCCAAATAGACAGTTTACGATTGGCATTCGAGCTGAGCATCTACTGCCAGGAACAATTGAAAACACAAACTATCTTTTGGAAGCGGTGAATGTAGAACAATTAGGGAATGAAACATCAATAGCATTTGAAGTTGGTGCTGAGTTATGGACGGCTAGGTGGTCTGGACAATGGTTCATCAAAATAGGACAAAAAGTGCCAGTACAAATATTGCCAGAAAATCTATTATTCTTTGATTCGGTAACTGGCAATTTAATTCACTCAGTTTCTCAAGGTAGAGTACAAGAGGTTTTAACAACATGCGTATGACGAACACTACTAATAATACAAATAACAACCACCTTATAGAAATGGAGCAAGTTAAAAAGAAAATCCGAATGAACAATTTTTATAAAGGGATGTTGTTTTTATTACCTTCTATTATTTTGTTTAGTGTTTTCTTGTTTTATCCTCTGTTTCGGACTATCTATTTAAGCTTTTTCTTAACGAAAGCAAGCGGTGATACGACTATATTTGTTGGGCTCGAAAACTATGTGAATATGTTCGCCTCACCTCTTTTTTTGAAAAGCATGAAATCTACGTTTTTATTTGTCTTCTATACGGTGCCCACTACCATCATTATTAGTTTGTTCCTTGCTGTAATAGCCAATGAAAAACTTAAAGGAATTGGCTTCTTTCGAACGATTTTTTCCTCCACTATGGGAGTATCAGTTGCCGCAGCTTCTGTATTATGGTTGTATCTGTTTAATCCGACGATGGGGTTATTTAACCAAATACTCGATGTCTTTGGGTTTGAAGTCATTGGATGGCTAACAGATCCAAAATGGGCACTTCTTGCTGTCTCTGCTACAACAATTTGGATGAACATAGGTTTTACCTTTTTAATTTTATTTAGTGGGTTGCAATCGATTGATTCATCTTTATATGAAAGTGCTGAGATTGAAGGAGCAGGTTATTTCTATAAATTGCGTAGAATAACAATTCCAATGCTGTCACCCACGTTATTCTTTGTAATTACTGTAACAATTATTAATGCATTTCAATCGTTTGGGCAAATTGATATCTTAACACAGGGCGGACCAGTAAATGAAACGAATTTACTTGTTTACTCGATTTATCGAGAGGCTTTTGTAAATTATAGGTTTGGTTCAGCAAGTGCACAAGCCATTGTGCTGTTCATTTTAATCTTATTAATGACATTATTACAATTTAAGCTAGGTGAAAGGAAGGTACATTACCAATGACAATGTCTACCAGCAAAAAAGTCATTTTTTATGTCATTCTCATCCTTTCAGCTTTACTGTTAGCAGGACCTATGATTTTGGCATTTGTAATGAGCTTGATGACTAATCAAGATATTTTAACCGGTAGCATACCGACTGCACTCACCGTTGATAATTATAGTCGAGCATTTGAACGTACACCTTTACTTAGTTATTTAATAAATAGTTTATTAGTGTCAATTGTTATTATGCTGGGACAACTACTGTTATCAAGTTTAGCAGCTTATGCCTTTGTTTTTTTAGAGTTCAAAGGGAGAGATTTATTATTCTATATTTTTATTGCAACTTTAATGGTTCCTTTTGAGGTTTCGGTTATTCCTAATTTTCATTTAATCCGTGATTTAGATTGGATTGATTCTTATGCAGGGTTGACTATCCCTTTCTTTGCAACAGCTTTTGGAACCTTCTTGCTAAGACAAAACTTTAAACAAATACCTAAGGAATTAAGGGAGGCAAGTCAAATTGCCGGTATAGGTGATGTTAAATATTATCTAACAGTTGTATTACCAGTTGCAAAGTCTAGTTTAGTGACATTCGGGATATATGGATTTTTATCCTCGTGGAACATGTACTTATGGCCACTCTTAGCCACAACAAATGACAAGGTACGTACTGTACAAATCGGTTTGAAGCAATTACAGACCCAAGAGCAGGTAAATGAATGGGGTGTTATCATGGCAGGCGCAGTGATTGTCATTATTCCAACATTAATCTTATTGTTCTTTGGACAAAAGAAGCTTCAAAAAGGGATAACGGAAGGTGCATTGAAGTAATCGAATTTATTTAAATCCAATAAAAGGAGAAATAAGATGAGAAAATTATTTGCATTTCTTACACTTGGAATTGTTGTATTGTTGTCAGCATGTAGTTCAGAAGGTAATTCTACACAAGGGCAAGAAGGAGACAAGCCTAGTTCTACTGAAAATACACGGATGCAAGAGGTAACGTTTTGGCATTCGATGGGTGGAGCTGCCCAAGATTCGTTAAATAAAATTGTAGGAGATTTTAATAAATCACAAGATAAAATTCATGTTAAAGCGCTCTACCAAGGTACTTATGATGAATCGTTAACAAAGTTTAACGCAGTTGCTGGTTCAGATAGTGCACCGACAGTAATTCAGACATTTGAAATAGGCACAAAGGCGATGATTAACAGTGGACAAATTCTTCCTATTCAAGAGTTAATTGATGCAGACGGATATGATATGAGTGAATTAGAAGAAAATATTACAAAGTATTATTCGTTAGATGGGAAGTTCTATTCGATGCCCTTTAATTCTTCCACTCCAGTTATGTATTACAATAAAGATGCATTTAAAGCGGCAGGACTAAATCCAGATGCGCCACCAAAAACGTTTGAGGAAGTAGCAGAAGCAAGTAAAGCAATCGTTGAATCTAATCCAAAAATGAAAGGTTTTGCATTACAAGCATACGGTTGGTTATGGGAGCAATTATTAGCCAACCAAGGCGCGTTATTATTAAATAATGACAATGGACGAAAAGAGACGCCTACGGAAATCGGTTGGTCGGAAGAAGAGGGCAAATCAATCCTCAACTGGGTAAAGAATATGGTTGATGATGGTACATTTGCTAATTATGGTACAAATTATGATAACATGATGGCTGGATTTTTGGCAGGGGATGTCTCGATGTTTTTACAATCTTCTGCTAGTTCAGGGGATATTATTGACAATGCTTCATTTGAAGTAGGTATTGCTTATTTGCCTTATCCAGCAAATAAAGTTCGTCAAGGCGTTGTTATTGGGGGAGCTAGTCTCTGGATGACTGCTGGTAAATCAGA
This genomic interval from Lysinibacillus sphaericus contains the following:
- the ahrC gene encoding transcriptional regulator AhrC/ArgR, which translates into the protein MNKGQRHIRIRDIIANHEIETQDDLVDFLKDAGYNVTQATVSRDIKELHLVKVPLQDGRYKYSLPADQRFNPVQKLHRALADAFVSIDGASHFLVMKALPGNANAIASLLDHLDWPEILGTISGDDTILIICRDEAERENTKNRLLDML
- a CDS encoding polyprenyl synthetase family protein; this translates as MNEQLKHFIQSNTPQVEAEMFALVEKIDAPAHLKESMLYSLKAGGKRIRPLFVLAVLEIYGKDLKAGLTVGAVIEMIHTYSLIHDDLPSMDNDDFRRGKPTNHKVFGDALATLAGDALNTLAFGILARMDLSAEQRIELVNLLSVAAGAEGMVGGQVLDMEGEQRQLSLTELEHVHVNKTGALLRFSIESGAVLANASQEDRATLKEYAHHIGLAFQIQDDILDIEGTTEELGKTAGKDVASDKSTYPALLTLAGAKEKLADHYQLAIAALDNLQVDVSLLREFAAYIVHRKN
- a CDS encoding ABC transporter ATP-binding protein; this translates as MSHIELVKISKTYQKKQAVLNEINLTINKGEFFVLVGPSGSGKSTLLRMIAGLEEISEGILKMNGKIVNHIPPKDRNLSMVFQNYALYPHLSVEQNILFGLQAKKVKKQERQRRLYEAAEMMGLIELLERKPRELSGGQRQRVALARAIVSQSPLCLMDEPLSNLDAKLRANMRVEIRRLQKKLGMTMIYVTHDQVEAMTMGDRIMVLNDGEIQQVGKPITLYNEPANLFVASFIGSPKMNLGKAILSEEGKQLVVEGHLHLDISSLFGEELPPNRQFTIGIRAEHLLPGTIENTNYLLEAVNVEQLGNETSIAFEVGAELWTARWSGQWFIKIGQKVPVQILPENLLFFDSVTGNLIHSVSQGRVQEVLTTCV
- the spo0A gene encoding sporulation transcription factor Spo0A is translated as MTKVKVAIADDNRELLKTMEHYFQGHPEIEIIATASNGKVCLQMLEEYTPDILLLDIIMPHLDGLAVLEAMYQNDRMSSIQVIMLTAFGQEDVMKQAVDLGASYFMLKPFEFDQLVQKILHCAGQKASIPKKASVLQPTTPQKLNQHQLDSTITAIIKEIGVPAHIKGYSYLREAIQMVFEDIELLGSVTKILYPEIAKKFNTTPSRVERAIRHAIEVAWNRGNYESISSMFGYTVHHLKSKPTNSEFIAMIADKIRIDMMAS
- the dxs gene encoding 1-deoxy-D-xylulose-5-phosphate synthase, whose translation is MDLNKISSPSFLKNLDKRELEQLAKEIRTFLIEKCSVTGGHIGPNLGVVELTIMLHKMFDSPKDKFLWDVGHQAYVHKILTGRASQFDTLRQFKGLCGFPKLVESEHDEWETGHSSTSLSAAMGMAAARDIKNEKNFVVPIIGDGALTGGMALEALNHIGHAKTNMIVILNDNEMSIAPNVGALHNVLGRLRTAKEYSKAKEELESLINKIPVLGGKLASTAERLKDSLKYLVVSGVFFEELGFKYLGPIDGHDFEALETTLSYAKKVKGPVLVHVITKKGKGYKPAEDDTIGNWHGTGPYKMETGAFVKSETKGPAWSSLIAETVRKIAHEDERIVTITPAMPVGSKLQGIQKDFPKRFFDVGIAEQHAATMAAGLATQKMKPFLAIYSTFLQRAYDQVLHDIARPNLNVFIGIDRAGLVGADGETHQGVFDIAFLRHIPNMTIMMPKDENEGQHMVKTAIDYNGGPIALRYPRGNGIGVPLDEELMALPIGSWEVLREGKDATILTFGTTIPMAMEAAHMLAQQGVEIEVVNARFIKPMDEDMLHRIFTSNKPVLTIEEAVLQGGFGSGVLEFAHDHSYFTAIIDRMGIPDQFIEHGNVDQLLAEIHMTAEDTVARMQVLLQQKQQVGLNK
- the recN gene encoding DNA repair protein RecN, whose product is MLRELSIRNFAIIEDLTVSFSDGLTVLTGETGAGKSIIIDAVHLLAGGRGNSEFIRHGAKKAELGGLFQISSTAHPVYKKLEEAGIEIEEDSIILRRDLNDSGKSVCRVNGKLVPLSVLRDIGASLIDIHGQHENQELMDEKQHIHLLDQFAEEQLSPILEQYSIQYNEYRALKKELATISIDEQLMAQRIDLYQFQMKELEDANLKLGEEDELLDERRRLMNFNKIFERSSAAYEAIQGETKGLDWIGTAMGALDDAAVIDEQFKEASESVTTAFYALQDAAYQVKNVLDELEFDPARLNEVEQRLALFQNLKRKYGSTVEEMLAYYEKIKTELSELLNRDEILQLKERKVLEMEVVLSEFAEKLSHVRKAAANDLSEAIMAELRELHMEKAKFIVNFDALPYFDVNGKDQVIFYISTNVGEPPKSLPKIASGGELSRMMLALKTIFSSSNGVTSIIFDEVDTGVSGRVAQAIAEKIAAISVNSQVLCISHLPQVAAMADHHYFIKKEVEHDRTFTSLAEIDTDARIEEVSRMMSGAEITDLTLQHATELLKMANERKKQMR
- a CDS encoding TlyA family RNA methyltransferase, with the translated sequence MTKQPKERVDILLVERGLCETREKAKRSIMAGLVFSNEIRIDKAGEKIAIDAPLQVKGSDLKYVSRGGLKLEKALQIFDMSVEGKLMLDIGSSTGGFTDCALQNGARHCYALDVGSNQLAWKIRSDERVTVMEKTNFRYTTAADLTEGLPEFATIDVSFISLSLILPVLKTVLMPGGDVMALVKPQFEAGKENVGKKGIVRDKKVHLDVLEKTAAMATEVGFVVKDASFSPITGGEGNIEFLFHLVNPIGDESIPPYTAFNALVEEAHSALK
- a CDS encoding SpoIVB peptidase S55 domain-containing protein translates to MNRRWRQFVILPMLIVLLFMPIQAFAAKKLIPMGEAIGIQLQLSHVFVAHDVLLASNQWMKGGAVIEKINDTTVKTLADAKQAIARHGQQKWTIKSEGKALTVDLQKQEAEHVISFLKDETDGVGTLTYIDPETLNYGALGHQIVDSTLQEAPVFRAGSIFLASIHQIRKSLPGQPGYKISSIEKHQERLGSIDKNTVYGIFGRWEDSYQQRLPKAIEIMHAKDIKLGKAEIYTAIEGSKVETFSIEITKVENERLEFIVSDEKLIEKTGGILQGMSGSPIIQDGRFVGAVTHMFVEEPKKGAAITVAEMLRKSS